In Muribaculum gordoncarteri, the genomic window ATGCTGCGTATGTAAGCTACGCCTCCACCGGGAACGATTCCTTCGGCGATGGCTGCACGGGTTGCGCTCAATGCATCGTCGACACGGTCCTTCTTCTCCTTCATCTCAACTTCGGAGGGAGCACCGATGTGAAGCACTGCCACACCGCCGGCAAGCTTGGCAAGACGCTCATGGAGCTTCTCCTTGTCGTAGTCGCTTGTGGTGGTTTCAATCTGAGCCTTTATCTGAGCCACACGCTGTGCAATGGCTTCCTTAGAACCCAAGCCGTTTACAATGGTGGTATTTTCCTTGTTGACAGTAATCTTTTCGGCCTGACCGAGCATGTCGATGGTCGAAGTTTCAAGGTTCATGCCCTTTTCCTGCGAAATAACTGTTCCGCCGGTGAGCACTGCGATGTCCTCAAGCATCTCCTTACGACGGTCGCCGAATCCGGGAGCCTTGACTGCGCAAATCTTAAGTGAGCCACGCAGACGGTTTACAACGAGTGTTGCAAGTGCTTCCTGATCGACATCCTCGGCGATGATGAGGAGCGGACGACCGCTCTGAGCGGTAGCCTCGAGGATGGGGAGCATCTCCTTGAGCGATGAAATCTTCTTGTCGTAGATGAGTATATAGGGGTGATCCATCTCACACTCCATCTTCTCGGTGTTGGTAACGAAGTAGGGTGAGATGTAGCCACGGTCAAACTGCATACCCTCGACGATGTCGACGGTGGTTTCGGTTCCCTTGGCTTCATCAACTGTGATTACGCCCTCTTTCTTTACCTTGCGCATAGCCTCGGCGATGAGCTTACCGATTTCGGCGTCGTTATTGGCCGATACACGGGCAACATCCTCGATTTTCTTCAAGTCGTCGCCTACTTCCTCGGCCTGACCCTTGATGTTCTCAACAACGGCAGCTACGGCCTTGTCGATACCGCGCTTGATGTCCATGGGGTTGGCACCGGCGGCTACGTTCTTCAAGCCTACGTTGATGATTGACTGTGCAAGAACGGTTGCAGTGGTTGTACCGTCACCTGCATCGTCACCGGTCTTTGATGCAACTTCCTTAACGAGCTGTGCGCCCATGTTCTGGAAGGGGTCTTCGAGTTCTACTTCACGAGCTACCGACACACCGTCCTTTGTGATGTGGGGAGCACCGAATTTCTTGTCGATTATAACGTTGCGGCCTTTAGGACCAAGAGTTACTTTAACTGCATCGGCGAGAGCGTCAACGCCTTTCTTGAGCTCTTCGCGAGCCTTGATATCAAATTTAATTTCTTTTGCCATGATTTCTGTTCTCTTTTTTTAGTCTTTAATGATTGCCAAAATGTCAGATTGACGCATGATGAGAAGCTTTTCACCGTCGAGCTCAATCTCGGTGCCGGCGTACTTGCCAAACATTACAACATCATTTTCCTTAACCACCATTTCTTCATCCTTAGTGCCTTTTCCTGCAGCGAGTACAGTGCCGCGCAGGGGCTTCTCTTTTGCTGAATCGGGAATGATGATACCTGACAAGGTCTTCTCCTCGGCGGGAGTGGGCTTTATCAATACTCTGTCAGCCAATGGTTGGATATTCATAGCTTTTTATTTTTAATTTGTTAGATATATGTTTTTTTTGTGATTATTCAGTTTCACTCAGTTTTCATGTACTCTATTAGCATATATTGTGCCAATGTCAATACGTGACAAAAGAGGTTGACAAATTGTCACCTCCCCCGCGCCACATACATATATAACAATAGAAGCCGTCATGTGTTTATGACGGCCTCCGTAAAAATTGGGAATATTCCTTAATTACATGTGCAGATTGTGGCCCATGCGCTCTTTTTTGGTGCGCATGTAACGGATGTTGTATTCGTTGGGCGCAACTTCGATAGGCACGTTCTCGGTTATTTCAAGTCCATAGGCTTCGAGTCCGACGCGCTTTACCGGATTGTTGCTCATTAAGCGCATTTTACGCACTCCGATTTCGCGCAGTATCTGCGCTCCCACGCCGTAGTCACGCTCGTCGGCGAGGTGTCCGAGGCATATATTGGCGTCTACTGTGTCCATTCCGCCTTCCTGCAGCTTGTAGGCTTTCATCTTCTCCATGAGTCCTATGCCGCGGCCTTCCTGATTGAGGTACACGACAGCTCCGCGACCCTCTTTTTCGATCATTTCAAGTGCGCGGTGGAGCTGGTCGCCGCAGTCGCAACGTTTCGACCCGAAGATGTCGCCTGTCATGCATGATGAGTGTACGCGCACAAGTGCGGGAGAGTCGTCGCCGGCGAGGTCGCCTTTTATTATCGCTACGTGTTCAAGTCCGTTGCTCTTCTGACGGAAAGGAATCAGCCTGAAGTGTCCCCATTGTGTGGGCATGTCTACTTCTACGCCTTTCTCGACAAGCGACTCCTGGTTCAATCGATAGGCAATCAGGTCTTTTATCGAGATGAGTTTCAGCCCCCATTCATCGGCGCGGCGGCGCAGTTCGGGCAGACGAGCCATGCTTCCGTCCTCGCTCATGATTTCCATGAGAGCGGCAACGGGCTGCAAACCCGATAGGCGGGCAAGGTCGACGGCGGCTTCGGTGTGTCCGGCACGGCGCAACACTCCTTTATCCTGTGCGTAAAGGGGATTTATGTGTCCGGGACGGCCGAATGTTTCGGGGCGCGAAGCGGGGTCGGCAAGGGCGCGAATTGTAGCAGTGCGGTCGTTGATGCTGACGCCCGTGGTGCATCCCTCAAGCTTGTCGACTGTTATTGTGAACGGTGTGCCAAGCATTGAAGTGTTGTTGCTCACCTGATGGTTCAGCTCGAGCTCCTCGCAGCGTGACATGGTCATGGGCACGCACAGCACGCCTCGGGCGTTCTTGAGCATGAAGTTGACTTGTTCGGGTGTTATTTTTTCGGCGGC contains:
- the groL gene encoding chaperonin GroEL (60 kDa chaperone family; promotes refolding of misfolded polypeptides especially under stressful conditions; forms two stacked rings of heptamers to form a barrel-shaped 14mer; ends can be capped by GroES; misfolded proteins enter the barrel where they are refolded when GroES binds), which encodes MAKEIKFDIKAREELKKGVDALADAVKVTLGPKGRNVIIDKKFGAPHITKDGVSVAREVELEDPFQNMGAQLVKEVASKTGDDAGDGTTTATVLAQSIINVGLKNVAAGANPMDIKRGIDKAVAAVVENIKGQAEEVGDDLKKIEDVARVSANNDAEIGKLIAEAMRKVKKEGVITVDEAKGTETTVDIVEGMQFDRGYISPYFVTNTEKMECEMDHPYILIYDKKISSLKEMLPILEATAQSGRPLLIIAEDVDQEALATLVVNRLRGSLKICAVKAPGFGDRRKEMLEDIAVLTGGTVISQEKGMNLETSTIDMLGQAEKITVNKENTTIVNGLGSKEAIAQRVAQIKAQIETTTSDYDKEKLHERLAKLAGGVAVLHIGAPSEVEMKEKKDRVDDALSATRAAIAEGIVPGGGVAYIRSIASLENLKGDNDDENTGIAIIKRAIEEPMRQIVANAGVEGAVVIQKVKEGTGDYGYNARTGEYEHLFATGVIDPAKVTRVALENAASIAGMFLTTECVIAEKKEENPAPAMPAGGMGGMGGMM
- a CDS encoding co-chaperone GroES, whose protein sequence is MNIQPLADRVLIKPTPAEEKTLSGIIIPDSAKEKPLRGTVLAAGKGTKDEEMVVKENDVVMFGKYAGTEIELDGEKLLIMRQSDILAIIKD
- a CDS encoding bifunctional 3,4-dihydroxy-2-butanone-4-phosphate synthase/GTP cyclohydrolase II, with translation MDDIKLDKIDEALKDFREGKFVIVVDDEDRENEGDLIVAAEKITPEQVNFMLKNARGVLCVPMTMSRCEELELNHQVSNNTSMLGTPFTITVDKLEGCTTGVSINDRTATIRALADPASRPETFGRPGHINPLYAQDKGVLRRAGHTEAAVDLARLSGLQPVAALMEIMSEDGSMARLPELRRRADEWGLKLISIKDLIAYRLNQESLVEKGVEVDMPTQWGHFRLIPFRQKSNGLEHVAIIKGDLAGDDSPALVRVHSSCMTGDIFGSKRCDCGDQLHRALEMIEKEGRGAVVYLNQEGRGIGLMEKMKAYKLQEGGMDTVDANICLGHLADERDYGVGAQILREIGVRKMRLMSNNPVKRVGLEAYGLEITENVPIEVAPNEYNIRYMRTKKERMGHNLHM